One stretch of Catellicoccus marimammalium M35/04/3 DNA includes these proteins:
- a CDS encoding NCS2 family permease: protein MLEKIFHLKEHHTTVSREIIAGCITFFAMSYILFVNPAMLSETGMPFQAIFLATIIAAVVGTLIMGLFANVPYAQAPGMGLNAFFTFTICFGMGYSWKQALGIVFLCGLINLLITVTHLRKKILEAIPSVIQHAIGAGIGVFVAYVGIKNAGFLNFTSDASSIISSKVSGGKAIEVISNGNITPSLSLFNQPAVILALIGLLLTIVLVMKKVPGAMLIGIIVTTLLAIPFGVIDVSHISWANNSLGSAIHDLKTTFLAAFSSEGLPSLFMDWQKLPQTLMTVLAFSLSDIFDTIGSLIGTNRKSQAFTDDEEKEGYTSMDKALVADSIATMTASVFGTSNVITYVESAAGIAAGGRTGLTAVTVAVLFALSSFFAPLISIVPAQATAPVLIIVGIMMAGSFTEIHWDDLEEAIPAFFTAIFMGLCYSISYGIACGFIMYCFVKIAMKKANEIKPMLWIVTILFVLNFILQAFL, encoded by the coding sequence TTGTTAGAAAAAATCTTTCATTTAAAAGAACATCATACAACCGTTAGTCGAGAAATTATTGCTGGATGTATTACTTTTTTTGCAATGAGTTATATTTTATTTGTTAACCCAGCAATGTTGTCAGAAACAGGAATGCCTTTCCAAGCTATCTTTTTAGCAACGATTATTGCAGCAGTAGTAGGGACATTAATTATGGGACTATTTGCCAATGTTCCTTATGCTCAAGCTCCTGGTATGGGGCTTAATGCTTTCTTTACTTTTACCATTTGTTTTGGTATGGGGTATTCTTGGAAGCAAGCGCTAGGAATTGTATTTTTATGTGGATTGATTAACTTATTAATTACGGTTACTCATTTACGTAAAAAGATTTTAGAAGCGATTCCAAGTGTAATTCAACATGCAATTGGTGCAGGAATTGGCGTCTTTGTTGCTTATGTTGGAATTAAAAATGCTGGCTTTTTAAACTTTACTTCGGATGCAAGTAGTATTATTTCTTCTAAAGTAAGCGGTGGAAAAGCAATTGAAGTTATTAGTAATGGGAATATTACTCCTAGCTTAAGTTTGTTTAACCAACCCGCTGTGATATTAGCATTAATTGGATTATTGTTGACTATTGTTCTTGTAATGAAAAAGGTTCCAGGAGCGATGTTAATTGGGATTATTGTAACTACATTATTAGCGATTCCTTTTGGTGTGATTGATGTCAGTCATATTTCTTGGGCGAATAATTCTTTAGGATCAGCGATTCATGATTTGAAAACAACCTTTTTAGCTGCTTTTTCTAGCGAAGGATTACCATCATTATTTATGGATTGGCAAAAACTGCCGCAGACATTAATGACTGTTTTAGCTTTTAGTTTATCTGATATTTTTGATACCATTGGTTCATTAATTGGAACCAATCGTAAGTCACAAGCGTTTACAGATGATGAAGAAAAAGAAGGATATACAAGCATGGATAAAGCGTTGGTCGCTGATTCTATTGCGACGATGACAGCATCTGTATTTGGAACTTCTAACGTAATTACCTATGTTGAAAGTGCTGCAGGAATCGCAGCAGGAGGAAGAACGGGATTAACTGCAGTAACTGTGGCTGTACTTTTTGCTTTAAGTAGTTTCTTTGCTCCATTAATTAGTATTGTACCTGCACAAGCGACAGCACCTGTCTTAATCATTGTAGGAATTATGATGGCTGGTTCCTTTACAGAAATTCATTGGGATGATCTTGAAGAAGCCATTCCAGCTTTCTTTACTGCGATTTTCATGGGACTATGTTATAGCATTTCTTATGGTATTGCTTGTGGATTTATTATGTATTGCTTCGTGAAGATTGCGATGAAAAAAGCAAATGAAATTAAACCAATGCTTTGGATTGTTACAATTTTATTTGTATTAAACTTTATCCTTCAAGCATTCTTATAA